The genomic stretch CGAAGCCCAAGGGTCCCCGGTAGGGCAACCGGGCGTTGTAGGTGCGGGTGAACTCCAGCGCTAAGCCCCGCTCGACCGGGGCAAGACCGCCCGGCTCCCCGAAGGCGGCGGGGGTGACCTTAAAGGAAAGCGCCGCGCCCCGCACGGGGATGAGGACGTCCTGCTGGACGGCGTAGTAGTTGCCGGTGGCCGGGTTTACCGGCTCGCCGGCGGGCGGGTTGTTTTTCGCCTTCCCCGCCGTGGCGTCGCGCCTTGGGTCGGGCGGCGGCTTCGGTTTGTTATACGCACCGCTGCGCGCGGGGTCGGGGACGAGGAGGTACCAGCCGGAGACGATGTGGTTCGTGGCGGTAAGACCGCTGGCGGCGGCGATGCGGGTGTGCTTCGCACCGTCCCGGTAGTAAAAGGCGGCGATTTCCCAGAGGGTGTCGCCGGGCTGGGCCTGGTAGATGAGGAAGCGCCGGGCGGCGGAAGGCGGGCTCTCACCGGCGTCGTTCACCGCCTTGGCGGATAGTTCGTGGGTGGCGTTTTTACTGATGTTTCCGGTGCCGAAGGTGCAGGACCAGGAGCCGTTTGCGCTGTAGTGGGTGGCGTAGCGGGTGCCGTCCACGAAGACCCTGACCGTGGTGCCCGGCTGGGTGGTGCCGCTGGCGGTGAGGTAGCCGCTGGTGTGGTTGATGCTCAAGCCGGTGACGGACGGCGCCGGCGGCGGCTGGGGCTGCGGTTCGGGCGGCGGCGGCGGGGAGGGCGGCGCGGCCGCGCTGCGCACGGTAACCGAACCGGTGATCGCGTAAATGGCGTACTTGTCCTGGGGGATAATCTTGATGACGTACACCCCGTCACGGGCCGGGCCGCTGTCCGTCCGGCCGTTCCAGGTGACGCTGTTTACGCCGGCGGGAAAGTAACGGTTGTCACATAAGGTATAAACCCGGACGCCGTCCTTATAAATGAGGATGTCTGTTACGTGGGGCAGGTCGTACCGCCAGGTGATGGTGGTGGCGCCGCCCTGGGAGGAAAACGGGTCGGGCAGGATGCTGATGAGTTCGCCGGGGTCGGCGGCTGCGGGGGCGGTGAGGGGGTTTAGGCAATCCACCAGCGCGGCGCCCCATTTTTTAACCCCTGCCGCGAGGGACCGGAAACCGGTGCGGTGTTCGCGCAGCGCTGCGGCGACGGATGCGGCGCCGTGGTCTTGCAGCCGGTCTTCAAGGCCCGTCCACAACCAGCGGGCGGTGACGGTGAGGCTGTACCGCCAGCCGGCGCATTCCGCCCGCACCTTGGCCGTAAGTTCCGCGCCGCTCACCTCCTGCTGCAGGCTGCGGATGAGACCGTCGAAGGCGCCGAGATACAAAGCGAAAACCAGCAGGACGGCGACGGCGCGGGTAAAGCTCCGGCGGCGGTGCCAGAAGCGCACGGCTTTCTCCTCCCCGTGGCGCAGCAGGCCGCGGCCCGGGCTTTAAGCTGTGCGCCGTGTTCCCGCCGCGCGGCGTGGCTATTTTTCTTATCGTTGGCGAAAACTGCCAGCCATTGAGGAAATGGTATCGAAAAATGTTGCTTATTGTCAATAGGACTTTGGGCCTAACTTTTATAGATCTCGCAAAAATAAAATTGCGCCACCGGCGGTAAAAAAGGGCTGCCCCAATAGATTTCCGGGACAGCCCCTCCCTATCTGCTACCGCGCCCCGGCGCTGCTAGCTAGTGCCGCCACCGCGGGCAAAACCTCACCCGCGAGAAACTTCAGTGTCGCCCCGCCGCCGGTGGAAATGTGGCTGAGCGCTGCCGCCACCCCGGCCGCTCGGGCCGCCGCCGCGGTATCGCCCCCGCCCACCACACTGGCAGGCGCAGCAGCCACCGCGCGGGCTACGGTCTTGGTACCCGCATCAAAGGGCGGTTCCTCAAACTTTCCTACCGGCCCGTTCCAGAAAACCGTCGCCGCCGCCCCGATCTCCCGCGAAAATCGCGCCGCTGTTTCCGGGCCGATATCCAGCACCTCCCCGCCAGCCGGTAAAGCATCGCTCCCGGCAGTCCAGAAGCGCCGCCCCTCCCCGCTGTTTAAAACTCCTGCCGCATCCACCGGGGTGAGCAAACGCACCCCGCAGGCCGCCGCCCGGGCCAAAATTTCTTGCGCCGCTTGTCGCTCCGCGGCAGGCGCCGCCGAATCCGACCAGAAGGCCGCGGCCATTTTCCCTCCAATCAGCAACGCGTCGGCCCGCGCCATCAGGGAGCTTAATACCCCGATCTTATCGGCAACTTTCGCTCCCCCCGCCACTACGACAAAAGGGCGCGCCGGGGCGCCGAGTAGGCCCTCCAAAACCGCCAATTCCCGCTCTAACAAAAAACCAGCAGCAGCCGGCAGAAAGGCCGCCACGCCGACTGTCGAGGCGTTGGCCCGGTGCGCCACCCCGAAGGCGTCGTTAACGAAAAGATCGGCCAGCCGGGCGAGCGCCCGGGCAAAAGAAGGATCGTTCGCCTCTTCTTCGGGATAGAAGCGGACGTTCTCCAAAAGCAAGATCTCACCCGGCCCGAGCGCTGCCACCTGCGCCTCCACATGCGCCCCAACGCAGTCATTTACTTTTCGCACCGGCCGGCCCAGCAGCCGCTCCAGGGTGGCAGCCACAGGATCGAGACGGAGTTCTTCCACCCGGCGGCCCTTGGGGCGGCCTAAGTGGGAGGCCAGGATTACCACCGCCCCGCGCTCACAAAGATAACTGATTGTAGGGAGCGCCGCCCGGATCCTGGTGTCATCGGCCACCGTTCCGCCCGCCAGCGGGACGTTAAAATCCACCCGGACCAGCACCCTTTTCCCGGTAACAGACAGCTCCCTTACACTCCGTACCCGCACATCCTTCCCCCCAAATACCGAGCGCCTGACGCGCCGGCGAATCAAAACTTAAAGCGGTCCCGCAACAGCATGTGCCGCAACTCCCGCGCGTGCTCACGCGAAAGCGGTATCCGGCTTTTCTCCCTGTCCCGGAGCAAAAGGTCATAAGTGCCCCGGCTGATTTTAACTATCCCTTCCACCCAATCGAGGTTGACGAGGTAGCACCGGTGGCTACGGAAAAAGCCGAAAGGTTTTAACCGCGCCGCCAACTTCTCCAGCGTGAAAGCAGAAAAGAACTCGCCCTGCTCCGTCTTGAAAAAGCCCCGCCGGCCATCACGGCCGCAGTAGATGATCTCCTGGACTGCAAAAAGGTATATTCTCCCCTCGGCGGTGCTCCCGGCCAGACAGGCAACCTGCAAACCCTCTTCTCTAGGGTATACTTCGCAGGGGGACGAGCCCAGAGGAGACCAGAGTATATCCCTTTCCGCCGTCCCCTTTCCCGCGGCTCGACTACTCCTTAAAGAAGATACACGCAGAAGATCCTGGATTGCTTGGGCCACCACGCCTCACCTCCAGGAAGGTCCGTCACCCATCACCACACCAAGCCGCAGCCTTCAAACGGCATTGCCCGCGATCTGGAGAACAACGCACCAGCAAAGGAGCAAGATAGGGTACTACCCCCGGTTTTCCCGCGCCGCTAAGTAAGCCGCTAGGTCCAGCACCCGGTTGGCGTAGCCCCATTCGTTGTCGTACCAGGCCAACACCCGCACCGTTCGCCCCTGAACGACCATCGTCGAGGGACCGTCCACCACCGCCGAGTGGGGATCACCAACGAAGTCGCGGGAAACCAACGGCTCCTCACACAAAGCGAGAATGCCCCGCAACTCGGTCGCCGCTGCCGCCGCAAAGGCGGCGTTGATTTCCTGGGCCGTCGCCTCTCGCTCCAACACGGCCACAAGATCGACCACCGAGACGTTCGGCACCGGCACGCGCAGCGCCATTCCGTCCAAGCGCCCCGCCAATTCCGGCAGCACCAGGCCGATTGCCTGAGCGGCGCCGGTGGTCGTCGGAATAATCGAGGCGGCTGCCGCCCGCCCCCGGCGCGGGTCGCGGTGGGGCATGTCAAGCAGTTGCTGGTCGTTGGTATAGGCGTGCACCGTGTTCACCAAGCCGCTTACGATACCGAACCGCGCGTGCAGCACCTTCGCCACCGGTGCCAAGCAGTTGGTAGTGCAGGAAGCGCTCGAGATAACCCGGTGCTTTTCCGGATCGTACACCGCCTCGTTCACCCCCATAACCACCGTGAGGTCGGCATCTTTGGCCGGCGCGGAGATGATAACGCGCCCGGCGCCGGCCGTTAAGTGCCGGGCACTTCCCTCCCGGTTGCGGAACCTGCCGGTAGCTTCAACCACCACTTCAACGCCGAGTTCCCGCCAGGGGAGCGCTGCGGGGTCGGCCACCGCTAAAATGTGAATCTCCCTACCGCCGACCCGGAGCACCTCTTTCGCCGCTGCTACCGGATGGGGGAATTTCCCGTGGACCGAATCGTAAACCAGCGCCCGCGCCAGGGCCTGGGTATAATCAGGGCCAGGTGGAAGCCGCCGGGAGTAGTGGTTGACCGCCACCACCTCGATCCCGGGCCGGTCCACCGCTGCCCGGAGGACCATCCGGCCGATTCGCCCAAAACCGTTAATCCCTAAACGTAGCGGCACCAAGCCGCTCACCTCCCCGCGAAAAATCTCTCCCTTCCGCTGCCTCCCGCAATGCTCGCACCGCCGCCGCCCGGTCTGGTGCACCGAAAACGGCCGTTCCCGCGACCAGGATCGTTGCCCCTGCCGCCGCGACCACCGGCGCGGTGGTGACATCAACTCCCCCGTCCACCTCGACCGCCGCCTGGCAGTTCCGGTCGCGGAGGAAGATAGCGGCGGCGTTAACCTTCGGGACCACGAAGTGAAGAAACCGCTGCCCGCCAAAGCCCGGGTTGACCGTCATGAGCAGTACCAGGTCCACCAAAGGCAGCACCTCTTCGACCAGGCCCAGCGGGGTAGCCGGATTAAGCGCCACCCCGCAAGCGGCCCCTTTTTCTTTGATCTGGGCCAGAACCCGGTGCAGGTGAACACAGGCCTCCACGTGCACCGTAACGATATCCGCCCCGGCGGCAATGAAGTCGGCTACGTACCGTTCAGGCGCCGCGATCATCAGGTGAACGTCAAAAAGGAGGCGGGAGTGGGGTCGTAACGCCGCCACCAGTTGCGGCCCGAAGGTGATGTTGGGCACAAAGTGACCGTCCATCACGTCGAGGTGCAAAAGGTCGGCCCCGGCGGCCTCAACCGCCGTCACCTCTTCCCGGAGACGGCCGAAGTCGGCCGATAAAAGCGAGGGCGCGATCTTCACCGTCACTTCAGGCCACGCCTCCCGCCGCTTTCTCTTTTGGCTTCTTATCCCGCCGGAGATCGATAAAGCGATCCTTCAGTTTTTCCATCACCTGGGGCATGGTGGTGTACTCCATCTCGTCGAGGTGCAGGCGGTGCGGCTCAAACGGACCCATCCGGCGCATATAATCGGCGATAGTAAGCGCCAGCTTCCGAGCCCGGTCAAAGGCCGGATCACCGAAGAAATCGTGTGGACCCACCAGCCGCCCGTTAGCTAACTGGAAGCCCAAGGCCACCACCCGTGGCGGGCCGTCAAAGCGCGTGGGCCGGGCGTCGGCCATCGCCACCGGCATCAGCGGCCCGCTGTGGGAACCCCGCATCCATCCCGAAACAAGGTGCGGGAAGGCAAAGGGTTCGAGTACCTCGCCCACCGAAGGGTAACCGTTCTGGCACCGGACGATACAGACTGGGTCGTCCTTACCCACATAGCGGCCCGCAATAAGGTTCAGGCGCTGGGTGCTGGAAGCCGCAGCGATCTCGCCCGTCCCCCGGTGAAAAACCCGCTTCACCGCGTACCGGCCGGGGGCACCGATGAAAACCAGCAGGTCGTAGAGGTCTTCCGGACAGGAGAGGATCACCTTTTTGTTCTCGATCAAGTCCCGCACCTCAAAATCGAAACCGCAGTGCATCTTCGGGTCGATAACCAGCCCGATGGTATTGAAGGGATCGGCAAAGATCTTGTAAAGGGGCAGGTTCCAAGCGCCCGGTTCCGTTTTATCGGCCATTAAAACTACAACCGGCTCGCTCTCCCGTTCCTCCACCTCGATCTCCGCTACCCCCGGTCCCAGCCCTTTAATGTTACCGGAAAAGGCGTCGGACAGAAGGTCCTGCCCGGCACCGTAGAGCTTGAGCTTTTTCGCCACCTCCGTGCAGGCCGTAAAGGTGTCCCAGGCAAGCTGGTGGATCTCACCGCTGTTACGCCCCCGGTTGTGGGTCATAATCAGGTTCACATCGTCCCCTACGTGGACCACCCGGTAATCGATAAGCAGCGGGTGGCCTTCAAGACACCCCCGCGCCTTCTCTATTACCTCCGGATGCACCGCACTGTGTCCTACAAAGCCGCCGATGTCCGCCTTAATTACGCTTAGGGTCACCTTAGCCATTCTTCTTCTCCTTCCTTTCAATTGCCTTTTTTACCGCTTGCGCTACGTCTTGAGCCGTAAGGCCGTAATGGGCTAAGAGTTCCGCCGGCTTGCCCGATTGGCCGAAGCTATCGCTAATTCCCATCCGGACCACGGGCACCGGCATTGTCGCCGCAAGCGCCTCGCAGACCGCGCCGCCGAGCCCGCCGATGATGCTGTGCTCTTCCACTGTCACCACAGCGCGGCTGCGGGCCGCGTACGCCAGAAGCGTCTCCGTATCGAGAGGCTTGAGCGTGCTCACGTTGAGCACCGCAGCCTGAATGCCCTCGGCCGATAGCTTCTCGGCCGCCGCCAGCGCCACTCCCACCATTAGCCCGCACGCGCAAATCGTCACGTCGTCTCCTTCCCGGAGCACTGTAATCCGCCCGATGGCAAAGGGCTTTTCGGGCGGCGTGACGACCGGTGCCGCCGGTCGGCCCAGGCGCAGGTAAACCGGCCCTTCCCACGCCGCCACCGCGAAGGTGGCCTGATAGGCCTCGTAAGCATCGGCCGGAACCACCACCGTCATTCCCGGCATCGCCCGCAGCAGCGCCAGGTCATCCACCGCTTGGTGCGAGGCGCCGTCTTCCCCAACCGTAATCCCGGCGTGGCTCGCCGCGATCTTCACGTTGAGTCCCGGGTAGGCAACCGATTGAAAAATCTGGTTTAAGGCCCGCTGCGTGGCGAAGATGGCAAAGGTCGAGGCGAAAGGAATAAAGCCGCTCGCCGCCAGTCCTGCCGCCATCCCGATTAGGTTCGCCTCGGCAACCCCGGCGTTGAAAAAGCGCGCCGGAAACTCCCGCGCGAAGCCGGCCGTCTGGGTGGACTTGGAAAGGTCCGCATCCAGCACTACCACCCGTTCGTCCCGGTGGCCCAGTTCCACAAGCGCCCGGCCGTAGCCCTCCCGCGTCGCCAGTAAAGGCCCGCTGTTCACCGCCACGTCGCTTCCCCCCTTTCTTGCAGCTCTTTCAGCGCCTGCTCCCCCTGCTCCCGGTTCGGCGCCTTCCCGTGCCAGTCAACCTGGTTCTCCATAAAGGAGACCCCTTTACCCTTGACGGTCCGGGCGATGATCGCCGTCGGCCGCCGGGCGTAGCCCACGCTTTCAAAAGCGGAAAGGAGTTCGCCAAAGTCGTGCCCGTTCACCGTAATCACCGACCAGCCGAAAGCCTTCCACTTATCAGCAAGCGGCTCTAAGGCGAGTACCTCTTCTGTGGGCCCGTCGATCTGGAGCCCGTTGCGATCCACTATAGCCACCAGGTTCCGGAGGCGGT from Thermodesulfitimonas autotrophica encodes the following:
- a CDS encoding LytTR family DNA-binding domain-containing protein, giving the protein MQVACLAGSTAEGRIYLFAVQEIIYCGRDGRRGFFKTEQGEFFSAFTLEKLAARLKPFGFFRSHRCYLVNLDWVEGIVKISRGTYDLLLRDREKSRIPLSREHARELRHMLLRDRFKF
- the fbp gene encoding fructose-1,6-bisphosphate aldolase/phosphatase, yielding MAKVTLSVIKADIGGFVGHSAVHPEVIEKARGCLEGHPLLIDYRVVHVGDDVNLIMTHNRGRNSGEIHQLAWDTFTACTEVAKKLKLYGAGQDLLSDAFSGNIKGLGPGVAEIEVEERESEPVVVLMADKTEPGAWNLPLYKIFADPFNTIGLVIDPKMHCGFDFEVRDLIENKKVILSCPEDLYDLLVFIGAPGRYAVKRVFHRGTGEIAAASSTQRLNLIAGRYVGKDDPVCIVRCQNGYPSVGEVLEPFAFPHLVSGWMRGSHSGPLMPVAMADARPTRFDGPPRVVALGFQLANGRLVGPHDFFGDPAFDRARKLALTIADYMRRMGPFEPHRLHLDEMEYTTMPQVMEKLKDRFIDLRRDKKPKEKAAGGVA
- a CDS encoding phosphoglycerate kinase; this translates as MRVRSVRELSVTGKRVLVRVDFNVPLAGGTVADDTRIRAALPTISYLCERGAVVILASHLGRPKGRRVEELRLDPVAATLERLLGRPVRKVNDCVGAHVEAQVAALGPGEILLLENVRFYPEEEANDPSFARALARLADLFVNDAFGVAHRANASTVGVAAFLPAAAGFLLERELAVLEGLLGAPARPFVVVAGGAKVADKIGVLSSLMARADALLIGGKMAAAFWSDSAAPAAERQAAQEILARAAACGVRLLTPVDAAGVLNSGEGRRFWTAGSDALPAGGEVLDIGPETAARFSREIGAAATVFWNGPVGKFEEPPFDAGTKTVARAVAAAPASVVGGGDTAAAARAAGVAAALSHISTGGGATLKFLAGEVLPAVAALASSAGAR
- the gap gene encoding type I glyceraldehyde-3-phosphate dehydrogenase: MPLRLGINGFGRIGRMVLRAAVDRPGIEVVAVNHYSRRLPPGPDYTQALARALVYDSVHGKFPHPVAAAKEVLRVGGREIHILAVADPAALPWRELGVEVVVEATGRFRNREGSARHLTAGAGRVIISAPAKDADLTVVMGVNEAVYDPEKHRVISSASCTTNCLAPVAKVLHARFGIVSGLVNTVHAYTNDQQLLDMPHRDPRRGRAAAASIIPTTTGAAQAIGLVLPELAGRLDGMALRVPVPNVSVVDLVAVLEREATAQEINAAFAAAAATELRGILALCEEPLVSRDFVGDPHSAVVDGPSTMVVQGRTVRVLAWYDNEWGYANRVLDLAAYLAARENRG
- the rpe gene encoding ribulose-phosphate 3-epimerase; translation: MTVKIAPSLLSADFGRLREEVTAVEAAGADLLHLDVMDGHFVPNITFGPQLVAALRPHSRLLFDVHLMIAAPERYVADFIAAGADIVTVHVEACVHLHRVLAQIKEKGAACGVALNPATPLGLVEEVLPLVDLVLLMTVNPGFGGQRFLHFVVPKVNAAAIFLRDRNCQAAVEVDGGVDVTTAPVVAAAGATILVAGTAVFGAPDRAAAVRALREAAEGRDFSRGGERLGAATFRD
- a CDS encoding transketolase family protein, whose product is MAVNSGPLLATREGYGRALVELGHRDERVVVLDADLSKSTQTAGFAREFPARFFNAGVAEANLIGMAAGLAASGFIPFASTFAIFATQRALNQIFQSVAYPGLNVKIAASHAGITVGEDGASHQAVDDLALLRAMPGMTVVVPADAYEAYQATFAVAAWEGPVYLRLGRPAAPVVTPPEKPFAIGRITVLREGDDVTICACGLMVGVALAAAEKLSAEGIQAAVLNVSTLKPLDTETLLAYAARSRAVVTVEEHSIIGGLGGAVCEALAATMPVPVVRMGISDSFGQSGKPAELLAHYGLTAQDVAQAVKKAIERKEKKNG